In Spirochaetaceae bacterium, the sequence ATAACCCTGTGGTATCTAACATTTTTTACTCCTTAAATGTAAATAATTGATAACTGAAAGGTGAAAACTGAAAGTGGATAGCTTTTTAATTCTTAATTTTCATCTTTCACCTTTCATCTTTCACCTTTCACCTTTCACCTTTCACCTTTCACCTTTCACCTTTCACCTTTCACTTACCACTACTCAATTATGGGTTACTGTTTCTTCACTTGAGGAGAAAGTTTAATTTTTTTTGATACTTTTTTAAGGTTGGTTTGGTTAGATAAAATTGCTAGACTAGCTAGTCATCGATAAATACTGTTGGTGCCTATAGGTGGATAGTTACTGTTGCCGGCCTACGATATTCTCTTTAGCGCTAAGGGTTGACCGAAGCCTTAACAAAATGATAAAATACTGGTGTAAAGGTATAGTTAAAATTATGGTTAAATATAAGGCTTTATTACTGCTAATTTTAGTTATGGGCTACGCAAGGGCAGAGGCTAGGCCGGCCAACGATAATTACTGGCGGCATATTGCCCGCAGCAGCCAAATAGTGGTTGTTAATACTGCCGAACTTTTTGCAAACGGTATTACACAGCCAATAGTAGAAATTACTCGGTCTGGTATTAGCATTATGCGTGCTAACTATCAGCAATTTACAGTGAAGGTGCAGGATACCCTTAAAGGCGAGACGCAGGAAGAAATTACCTTTAAAATATTCATTGATGAAGAAGTTTATAATTATTTAACAACTTTGCAGCAAACAGAGCAGGTTATTGTTTTTTTAGTATATGTGGCCGAACTTTCTAGTAATTATTTAGCCAATTATTTTATTGAGGCTGGCTTGATGGCCTACACGGCAGAAAGAAAAACCACCATTAAAAATGAAGTTTTATGGCATAAACAGATAGTCGAAGAGAATTTATATACAGATTTTACCGTTGATGAAAATTTATACGCTAAAGTAGCAGGTTATATTGCTAATACTACAAATAGTTCGCGGCAATTTGAGGCCTTTGAGAGTTTAGAATACCTAGACCAAGTGGCGGTACCGTATATTATTTTACAGTTAAATAATTTTAATAACTTAGCTATAAGAGGAATATCGTTGCGGAATAATTGGCCGGGCGCCTTTGAGGGCATAAGGCATTACGGCCCGCACTTAGTAATAGATGCTTTAACGGCTATTTTAAACCAAATTACTGGGGAAAGTTTTGGCTCTATCTATAACGGCGGCAGCCACGAAGAACGGCTGTTGGCCTTAAATGGCTGGAGAGTTTACCTTTACAAATTGCTTAATAATTAAACTTTTTGCCTTTAAAAAGTTTTAAAAAAATTGTTAAATTTTTTTAATGTAGGCTCTAAAATATGTGCTATAATGTGTTCATTAAGGATAAAGGTACGCTAATTGTCAGCTATTATTTTAACCAATAATTCTAAAGTAGCCGAAAATTTAACTTGCTATAAAATTATTTTTAAAGCTGAAAATTCACTTGTCATTTTAAAATTGGCGCGTGATATGCTGCATAAAGGCCACAAACTTTTAACGCACCCATTGGTAAGCAGCCTAAAACCCAATCAAAACCCTTATAAAACCATCGTTCTTAGCTTAGAAGACGGTGAGATAGATTTAAATTCTTTAGAGATTATGGATAAAGCTTTAGCTTTAGTAGAGGGCTTTAACCATAAGCCGGCCTTTAAAGTTAGCCCGCAAATTGACGAAGATTTGCAGTTTATCGATTACGAATTAATCAGCTCTGCTTTAAAGGAGAGGGCTTTAAGGTATGTAAATTAAAGTGAATATATAGTAAAAAGGAATAAATTATGGATAAAAACGAATACGATGTTATTATAGTAGGCGGCGGGCCGGCCGGTTTAAGTGCGGCTTTATACAATGGCCGGGCTAGACTTAAAACTATTTTGTTTGAAAAAACGCAACTGGGCGGGCAAATTGCCATTTCATCGGAGATAGGTAATTATCCCGGCTATTTTGCGGCGGGGCATAGCGGGTTGTCGGCCACAGCTTTAGTGGATACTATGATAAAGCAGGCCGAAGCCTTTGGTACTATCATCGAAAAAAAGGCCGTTAAAAGCGTCGATTTAGCGGGTAAAGTTAAAAAAGTTACCACCGGTGATGGCGAGGTTTACAGCGCTAAGGCCGTCATCATTGCCACCGGCGCCCAGCCGCGCCGACTTGGTTGTAAAGGTGAGGTAGAGTATATTGGTAAAGGCATTTCATATTGTGCCACCTGCGATGCCGACTTTTTTGCCGACTTTGAAGTATTTTGTGTGGGTGGCGGCGACACCGCTGTAGAAGAGGCCATCTATTTGGCCAAATTTGCTCGCAAGGTAACTTTAATTGTGCGTAAAGATCACGTACGCGCCGCTGCCAGTATTATGGAGCGAGCGGAGGCCAATGAAAAAATCGAGATAAAATACAACACTGAGCTGCTAGAGGTAAGCGGTGAGGATATTTTACAGCAGGCGCGCTTTAAAAACAACAAAACCGGCGAAGAGTGGCTGTACAACGCCGATGAAGAAGACGGTTTTTTTGGTGTTTTTGTTTTTGTAGGTTATGTGCCGTTAAGCCACTTGGTGGAAGGTATCCTCGATTTAAGCCAAGATGGTTATGTACTGGCCGATGAAGAGATGAAAACCAAACTGCCCGGCGTTTTTGCTTGCGGTGATATACGACCCAAAATGCTTAGGCAGGTGGTAACGGCGGCGGCCGATGGGGCGATAGCGGCGATTAGTGCGCAAAAATATATAGAACATGGGTAGCAGGGCTCACCCTGCACCCTTATATAGTGTTGCAAGAGAGCGTTATTTTATTATTAAATAATGTATGTAGCCATTAATAAAAGGAATATATAATGAAGTTAGTTTTAATGTCCTTTGCTAATACAGAGGTTATTACGCAAAAAATTATCG encodes:
- a CDS encoding GrdX family protein, producing the protein MSAIILTNNSKVAENLTCYKIIFKAENSLVILKLARDMLHKGHKLLTHPLVSSLKPNQNPYKTIVLSLEDGEIDLNSLEIMDKALALVEGFNHKPAFKVSPQIDEDLQFIDYELISSALKERALRYVN
- a CDS encoding FAD-dependent oxidoreductase, coding for MDKNEYDVIIVGGGPAGLSAALYNGRARLKTILFEKTQLGGQIAISSEIGNYPGYFAAGHSGLSATALVDTMIKQAEAFGTIIEKKAVKSVDLAGKVKKVTTGDGEVYSAKAVIIATGAQPRRLGCKGEVEYIGKGISYCATCDADFFADFEVFCVGGGDTAVEEAIYLAKFARKVTLIVRKDHVRAAASIMERAEANEKIEIKYNTELLEVSGEDILQQARFKNNKTGEEWLYNADEEDGFFGVFVFVGYVPLSHLVEGILDLSQDGYVLADEEMKTKLPGVFACGDIRPKMLRQVVTAAADGAIAAISAQKYIEHG